tgtaaatcgtgaaatccccaactctctccgagggtccttgagttgcttagaatttcgaggatcgcaaacgaaaatgcaataaaatatgatatgcatgaatgacctatgtataacattccaaattgaaaatttgggatgttagagtCATCAAGTCGGAtgtgtattgaacgcggaggtgccgcggcacttgatcgggagttcgtggacggatcgtgattggatcgcgaagacgttcaactacatcaacgcGTTTCTTAACGCTTTCGCTTACCAACCTACAATGGTATGTAAATCCAATCTCCCatctcgtagatggtcatctcctagattgatcttggtgagtgtagaaatctttttgtttctcatgcaacgttccccatcaccgCACACACCCTCTACACGGAGCACGGCAAGAGCGGGCCGTTCTCATCTGACGAAGACGAAGAGGACCCGAAGTCGACACCAAGAAGGTTCCGCCCGCGACCCCGGCCGGATCTGGAACCGCCGTCAGCACCACCCTCAACATCGCCAGAGGAACCGGTCGCCATGGTTTCGCGCACAAGACAGGAAAGGGAGGGGAATGAAAGCGAGGGAAAGTGAAGAGAGCGAGGCAGTGAGCTAAACAAGCGATGGTAACGGCGTCTGGCCTCGGCTGTTTGCCCTGGCTACGTGGTTCCGGCGGGTGGGCCCAAAATGTTAGATTTTCACTTAGTCGCGGCTCACAACCCGTTTAGTGTATTTTGTTATTCACTTGCCACAGAAATGATGACCTTTTGTGATTTTTGACATAAACGATAGTGTTACAGTACTCTAGCCATAAATGAGATGGTTTTTAGCAAATTTACTAGTATTGCCCATGCTAAAAGATACTAGTGCAGTGGTGGCAGTGCTTCACGTGCATGTTTCACTGGTCCATGCGCTTTCGTCCTCGAAGGAGGTCTACACCGTAATCTGAAGATGATTACGCTAAAGCGCTCTGAAATACAACTATTTATCTCAAAGCTTTCATGGAAGGGAGCGTTAACCGGGCACGAAAGCGCAGGTACAGGTGCAGTGTTGGTACACGCGTGCACCTGTCAGTAATCGATCGATGCGCCTCCCGTCTCTGCCACGTTTTCCGCTTTCCCGGTTTCCCTGCCGTTGCTTTGCCCGGTTCTCGATGTCGTGGGATAAGGATGGTGACTGTGTAGGGGCCCGGCCGGGGCCGGGATATGCCATGGAATCTACCCACCCTGCTTCTTCCTTCCGGCAAAAGAGACAACGACGAACGGCGGTGGCGGCCGCCGCTGGTTTCACGGTGCGACGGGGCCGGCCCGGCTCGCGCTTGCAGTACAATATGAGCTAGGAGCGAGTCGAGGCCTTCAAATCTTCAAATATTGATCTACGAACAAATAAGAGGCCAAATTTACCCAGTTGAGTTGAAGATGCTTTAGAAGATTAAAAATACACCGGCTGTGATTCTGTCTTGTGCATAGTTCTCGCTGCCGGAGAAATTAATCTTCGTTCCACATTGTTGTTGGTTCTCTCTCGGGTTTCACGTTGACAAACCTCTGTTAGATTCTCTTCTTAGATCACATTTTAcatcatttttcttcctagatCACATTTTACACCATTTTTGCTACCAATGTCTCGCAGACGTTAGATTCATCGATCGCGAGGAGAGGGGGAGCATGTGCGGCCATGCGCGAATGTTTCTCCTCTTAGCGTGCATGCACGTTGAATCTTTCGATAGATGGCGAGTAAAAGATAACATCAGTTCGGTGACCCAGCCACATTTTAAATCGGATTTATAAACTAGAAAACACACAACACACCAACGACGGATACAGAGCTGACGACATGCAGTTCATTGCACGGCTATGAAACATCTCTAGCCACACATTCACCACCGCAACTACTAATTGAACAGTAAatcgacacgacacgacacgacaatAGCTCGTTGGAGCAGATGATTCACTGACTAGCAGCTGCAATACGACTAAGATCACCGAGCTGCAAACTTATTAAACACGCCCAGCAGCTGGATCTAGGGGTTGTAGAAGACGATCTTGATCTCGTCGACGCCGTGGCACTTGCCGCCGGGGACGGAGTGCTCGAAGCAGTGGCCACCGCTGTTGCAGCCGGCGGTGGGGCAGTGGTCTTTCAGGGGGTGGCCGTGGGGGGTGATGGAGACACGGATGGGCATGTGGGACTGGTCGGTGCTCACCTGGTACCACGCCCCGCCGTCGTACCCGATGTGAAACTCCGTCACCACGGCGTCCTGCACCTTCACGCGCCCCGTCCACGAGCACACGTCGTACGACACGTGGGTGCCGTGGCGGAGCAGGTAGCCAGGGCTGTAGAGGAGCTTGCTGTTGGCCAGCGGCTCGATGCCGAGGTAAAGGTCCTTGCCGCACAGGTTCTGCACCGTCACCTTGCGGCTCGGCTTGCAGTTTTGGGGATCCTGACCGGCGGCGGACATGGCAGTCGCTGCCAGCGCCACGGCGAGGAGGAGAGCCGCCAGGGGCTTGGGGAACGCCATTGGCTGTTTGGAGTGTTACTCGCTGGTTTGGAGTGAAGAGGAGTGACTAATGCCGGTGGTTTGAGTTGAGGTTTAGGGCTCACTGTGAAGGGTATTTATAGGCTCAGGGAAGGCTCCCACTCAATCAAAAGAGGAAGAAAAAAACTCAGGGAAGGCTTGGCACGAAGTTTCGAGATATGATATTCAAGCTAACATATTTTAAAAAGGATTTTATATCATGGGATGTAGGGAATATATAGTTATTCTACATGTAAATAAACACTAAAAAAAGAAATATCCCTTGATTTTTGGGTGTATATAGGCCTCTtatgaggaatttttatataattaAAAAAAGTTAAAACAGTTTGAAAGTTTTTTACAATAATTTGACTTtttttgcactagtatataaattttcacgGATAAAAAACCAGCATCAACTTCAGGGCCAAAAGAATACAAAAACTATTTGCTATTATAAGTCACTAATCACACTATTTGATCGAtttttgtcttttttgaaaagaaatcaatgatttttttcttTCTATGGGATTTTTTACCAATACAATGGAAGGTCAAGtctattttaaaaatattttcagaatttgTTAATTTTTTAGTTACTATTTTTTTTCTTATAGAGTGTATATACGACCATTGACCAAAAGTTCCCTTCCCTAAAAAAGTTATTAAATTGGTTGTGTTGGAGAGCGGGTGGATATGTCTTCGATGGATCTCGCGGATTCTATAGTATTTGTCTTTGATGGATCTGTGTGGATTCGGTCTTCATTTCATTTACGTTCATGTGTCTAAAGATTGGATCATTTCTATCTACGCTTCTCTCGTTGGTGGATGTTGTTGTTTTAGTGTACTAGTCTTTTGGAACTAGCATGACGAGTCTCAGCTGTCTACTATAaaagcatcttcaatagatgatgcAGATGTGTAAATAACTGATGTTTACATCTACGCCGAGGCCCAAGAATGTTGctccaatacatgatgtagatGTATGAACTTTTACATCACCTCTttcaaatgatgtaaaatacaacattTAGAGATGCAAATTTACATCTTCAACCGCCTCAGATTTAAACAAAGATGTAAAATGGCCGGCAGCACGCGAACTCCAACCACCCTGAAATTTCCCATCCCCTCCCCCGATAGGTTGCCTACCTCAATCCGCCACCCTGTCGTCGGCCTGCCGCTGGCAGATCCGGCCTTCCCACCCCCGCCGGTGCCGGATCTGTCGCCGCTTCGCCGCCCAATGCCACTAAATGACCCCAAATCGCTGTCGTTTCGCTGCTTCGCTACTGCCGCCCGCCGCACCATTTGAACCTCGCCTGCCGCCCTACCGCTCGTCTCCAAAATCACAAGTTAGACAAAATCGATACCTTAATTATGACAAATCCTCACATACCTACTGACAAATCTTGAGTAATTATGACAAATCCTCACATACCTACTGATAAAGGTGCTTCTGATTTAATCATATATTACTTACCTTATGTCCATACTTGGTCCTAATTTATCCCTCGCAAAAGAAACATATCTGTTCCAAAATCGGCAACAAGTTTCTTTATTGGAATTTTCTCTCGGACGGGATAATTAATGGTGCAATTCAACTAGGAAGGTTCAATCATTTTAGTAGCAGCAACGCCATGCAAATTATTTGGAAGGTAACATGTGTCATCCCTTTTTTTAAGCACCAACCATAGAACAATCGTTTTACGGTAATTTTCTATTAATAAAAAGTAAAGATATGTACATAAGTGCAAGAGAGAAAAAAATTGTCTACTATCCTGTATCCAACTCCAGTTTTCTCCAACATGAAACTATTATAATAAATCTATGATTAAGTAACGCATCATTCTAGATGATCCTTAATCCACCTCTGAAGGGAATCTAGGTGCTTTGCTTTTATTCTATGAGGCAGCAGAGTCAAGTCTTGTTTTAGCCTGAATTTCCAGCAATTGACACTAGGCACTTCTTTCCTAAAAATATTTTCATTTCTTTGGCACCAGGTGGACCAACACCCTTGGATTATAACTTACATGGCAATGTTATGTGGTAGAAGTTGATGTGCTAGATGAATGTCATGAATGGAAGAGATTCCCAAATTTTTTTCCTAGTAGTATACTGTTCCAGCAATCTTGCACAAAACCACAATCCCAAAAAAGTTGTCTCAAAGTCTCTTCAGTCTTATCATTGCAGAGAACATATTCATAGCACTCCAAGTGAAAGTTCTTCCTTTTAAGTAGGTTTCTGGTATTGACTCTATCATGGATTAACAGCCAGAAGAAAATTCTATGTCTGAGCCTGCGAGCATTTTTTCAGAGCCATTTATATATTATGTGTTTCTCTCGCTTTTGACATAAATTTTGGTACATTGTGATGGCTGAGAATTTGTCTTTTTGTCATGTGCTTGTTCACTTGTCATTGTTCTGAACCTCATTCTTAACTAGAACTTAAATTTTGGTACATTGTGATGGCTGAGAATTTATAAGAATCCCTCTAATAACTAGAACTGGTCATATGCCTGTGTGGACAATGGAGTTTGAAACATATTTGTATGATCTTGTTGTTGAATCCAGTCTGAAGCAGGAATTGTATCATTTAGGGCATATGAATGTAACTCTGGGAATTTATCTTTGAGAGGTTGTTCAAGCCAACAGTCATGCCAAAGCAGAACTCCCATTACCCATCTTGCAAACTGAGTGTTGTTTATACTCTTGCAACAATTTCAAGTGACATTTCCACCAAGTAGATCCTTCCAGCTTGAATCCAGGAAGAGAGTCTGAATAGTACTTCTCCCAGATGAGTTTTACCCAGGGAAGAGGTTGCTTGTTGAAGAATTTTCTAATGTTCTTCATTAGTAAAGCTTTGTTGTGGGTTGCAAAAAATTCCAAGTCCCCCATGTTCTTTGGGTCTACAGATCATGTCCCAAGCAATCAGAGTTGGCCCAACAATTATTTGTTCACATTTTCTCCAGAGAAAAGGTCTCAGATACTTGTTAATCTCAGTAATTACTGAGGCTGGCAGTGGTAATGTGCTCATAAAGAATATTGGTAGTGCATAGGAAACTGATTGTATCAAAAGCAAGCTTCCATCATATGAGAGCATGGTTGAACATCCAGAAAACCTCCTTTCAATTTGTTTTGACAAATGGGGGGTGAAATCCTCAATTTTTAATCTGTTAGCACTTAAGGAGAGCCCTAGGTAAGTGAATGGAAAATTTCCTTCTTTCCAGCCTAGAGTGCTGAGTAGCTGATTGAATAAAGCATCCTCCACATTGATGGGTATCATGATTGACTTGTGGAAATTTATATTTAAACCAGTGTGAGCAGCAAAGTGTTTTAGAAGGTTATCCACTTGTTGCAATTGTCTTGGAAAAGCAGGAAGAATTAGGatagtatcatctgcatattggatCACAAAAATCTGAGTTTGAGTTGAGGGGAGTGGGTGTTGAATGAGTCCAGCCACCATTGCTTTATTCAATATTGTTTGAGGAAAATCAGCAGCAATCACAAAGATAAGTGGGGCAAGAGGATCTCCTTGTCTTACGCACCTTTTACAATGAAATTGCTTACCAGGCACCCCATTTAGCATCACAGATGAATACCCTGAGCTGAAAATCATTTGGATCCACTTGATCCATCTATTCCCAAATCCTCTAACTTTTAGAATTTTCAAGATTGTGTCATGCTCTATCATATCaaaagctttctcaaagtcaagaTTAAGCAAAACCATTGGTAGTTTAGACTGTTGACATTGATGTTGAACTCAAATGCCCATGCCAAACAGTGTTGGATGGACCTATTTTTTGAGAAAACCATACTGGTTGGTATGAACCAGCTGAAGAATAATCTTCTGCAATCTGTTTGCCAACAATTTTGTAATAATTTTGATAGAGCAGTTCGGGGGGGATATAGGTCTGAAGTCCCGAGGTTGTTGTGGGTTATCCTTTTTGGGGATAAGGGAAATGTATGGCCCATTTATAGGTTGCAAATTGATTTTCCCCATGTAAAAGTCATTGATGAGCTCATAAAAATCTTCAACAATAATAGGCCAACAAGCTTTTATAAAAGCTCCATTAAATCCATCTGGTCTAGGTGCCTTGTCAGGGGGAGACTTTATGACTTCATCTTTTTCTTCTTTTGTGAATGGGATTTCAAGTTCTGCAAGACAAGGTCTGTCTGGAAAAAGCTCTTCCATATTGAAAAAGTTCTCTGTGGGGTTCGATGTTCCCATTCTATATTTGAATGTCCTCCATAGTATAACTGCTTTGGCTTGGTGTTCATTGTGTTCCACCAAGTTCTCGTCCAGGAGGGTTTTGATGTGGTTGTTTCTATACTTGATAGTAGCTTTTGCCTGGAAGAAGTCAGTGTTTTCATCCGCAAATTTGAACCAACGAATTGTAGCTCTCTGTTTCCAGTATATATTTTGATATGATAACAGATTTCTCAAATGTTGCTTTATTATATTCCTTCCATTCCATTCTTCTATGGTGAGCACTCTATACTCTTCCAAGATATCATACAGCAAAATTAGCTGATTTGAATTTTTGATAAGCATACTCAGCTGAGAAATGTTTTTAGACGTTCTATAAGCCTCTTGAATTTTGTTGTAATTCTCTTTGCACTTGTGTGAGCCTAAACTTCTTGATCCCATATGTTTTTAACAGTATCTTGAAACCCTGGAATCTTCAGCCAAAAGTTCTCAAATCTGAATATGTTTGACTTGGGTATACTTGTTCCATTTTGCACAATACATAGGACATGATCCGAGATAGGCTTAGCAAGACTGTAGGCCATAGTATTTGGGTAGTTGAGTGTCCAGGATTCTAAATAAAACACCAATCTAACTTTTCTAATACAGGTGCTTCTTGC
This window of the Triticum aestivum cultivar Chinese Spring chromosome 5D, IWGSC CS RefSeq v2.1, whole genome shotgun sequence genome carries:
- the LOC123119705 gene encoding uncharacterized protein, with translation MAFPKPLAALLLAVALAATAMSAAGQDPQNCKPSRKVTVQNLCGKDLYLGIEPLANSKLLYSPGYLLRHGTHVSYDVCSWTGRVKVQDAVVTEFHIGYDGGAWYQVSTDQSHMPIRVSITPHGHPLKDHCPTAGCNSGGHCFEHSVPGGKCHGVDEIKIVFYNP